From the genome of Xyrauchen texanus isolate HMW12.3.18 chromosome 22, RBS_HiC_50CHRs, whole genome shotgun sequence, one region includes:
- the LOC127662618 gene encoding ovarian cancer G-protein coupled receptor 1-like, with translation MNMSEEQINCTISHEIHQYLFSGAYILVLLVGLPANAYSMYHAWLQLKAHNELGVYLLNLTISDLLYLASLPLWLQYIFQGDNWSGSEWLCQLCGFLLYENIYVSIGFLCCISIDRYLAVVYPFRFTAFRTVRAALLVSVIVWLKELAVGIVFFLHKELSKDKLNQSVCFEHYPMKTWEYSINYYRFYIGFLFPLGILSVSYFQVLRAVGKSTGTQTAQKTHIKYLVSSTIVIFLVCFTPYHIFLLVRTVLERDCTFIENIFNYYHFSLLLTSFNCVADPVLYCFISESAQKGIQKAQDACTRVFCCCSKSHGRFSTHSTELVVANDNVPGASVVTQLCKS, from the coding sequence ATGAACATGTCGGAAGAACAAATTAACTGCACTATAAGCCATGAGATTCACCAGTACCTGTTCTCAGGTGCATACATCTTAGTCCTGCTAGTGGGTCTCCCAGCCAATGCTTACTCGATGTACCATGCCTGGCTGCAACTGAAAGCCCACAATGAGCTGGGGGTCTACTTACTCAACCTGACCATATCAGATTTGCTGTACCTGGCCTCCCTGCCCCTCTGGCTGCAGTATATTTTCCAGGGGGATAATTGGAGTGGCTCCGAGTGGCTCTGTCAACTATGTGGCTTCCTTCTCTACGAGAACATCTACGTAAGCATCGGTTTCCTGTGTTGTATCTCCATAGATCGATACCTGGCTGTGGTATACCCCTTCCGTTTCACTGCTTTCCGAACGGTGCGAGCTGCTTTGCTGGTCAGCGTCATTGTCTGGCTCAAGGAACTTGCAGTAGGCATTGTGTTTTTCCTCCATAAGGAGCTCAGCAAGGACAAGCTTAACCAATCGGTGTGCTTTGAGCATTATCCCATGAAGACTTGGGAGTATTCCATTAATTACTACCGTTTTTACATAGGCTTCTTGTTTCCTTTGGGAATCTTATCAGTGTCGTACTTTCAAGTCCTCAGAGCAGTGGGCAAGAGTACAGGCACGCAGactgcacagaaaacacacaTAAAGTATCTGGTGAGCAGCACCATTGTTATCTTCCTGGTGTGTTTCACGCCATACCACATCTTCCTGCTGGTGCGCACGGTGCTAGAAAGAGACTGCACCTTTATCgagaacatttttaattactatCATTTCTCCCTGTTGCTTACTAGTTTTAACTGTGTGGCGGATCCGGTGCTGTACTGTTTCATTAGCGAGAGCGCCCAAAAGGGCATCCAGAAGGCTCAAGACGCATGCACTCGCGTCTTCTGCTGTTGCTCCAAAAGCCATGGAAGGTTCAGCACACACTCTACTGAACTGGTAGTAGCCAATGATAATGTTCCAGGAGCCTCAGTGGTGACACAGTTGTGCAAATCATAA